The genomic DNA TGCCCGTGAGCGACGTTCTTCTTCTCCTTGCGGCGGATCTTCTTCGCGCCGGCAGCCTGACGACCCTTGGGGGGCATAAGTCTGTTCTCCTACTGAGGTGGTCGGTCCGCTAACCCGCGGGCCGGAGGGATGTCCGGTTACGGGACGGACTACTTCTTGCCCGGCTTCTTCTTGCCGGCGATCGCGCGACGCGGGCCCTTGCGGGTACGCGCGTTGGTGTGGGTGCGCTGACCGCGGACCGGCAGGCCGCGACGGTGACGCAGACCCTCGTAGCAGCCGATCTCGACCTTGCGGCGGATGTCGGCGGCGACGGCACGGCGGAGGTCACCCTCGACCTCGAAGTTCGCGTCCACGAACTTCTGCAGCTTGACGAGGTCGTCCTCGGTGATGTCACGGACGCGGATGTCCGGGTTCACGCCGGTCTCGGCCAGCGCCAGCTGCGCGCGGGTCTTGCCGATGCCGTAGACGTAGGTGAGGGCGATCTCGATCCGCTTCTCGCGGGGGAGATCAACGCCGGAAAGGCGTGCCATTCATGGCTCCTGTGGTTCTTTCAGAGGTCTTGCGTGCCGCCTACTCGATGTCTCTCGACAAGGAGCCCCGGCCTCTGACCGGGGGTGGCAGTCCGTTCGGGGAACGGATCGGGCGGCCCGCTTATGACGTTGTGCGCGTCGCGCGAAGTACTACGAGAAATGCTGGGGCGAGGATCAGCCCTGGCGCTGCTTGTGGCGCAGGTTGTCGCAGATCACCATGACCCGGCCGTGGCGGCGGATCACCTTGCACTTGTCGCAGATCTTCTTGACGCTCGGCTTGACCTTCATGATTCAGGTTCTCCGGGGTCTAGATCTGGAGCGATTTACTTGTATCGGTAGACGATCCGGCCGCGGGTCAGGTCGTAGGGAGAGAGCTCCACGACGACCCGGTCATCCGGGAGGATGCGGATGTAGTGCATGCGCATCTTGCCGCTGATGTGCGCGAGGACCTTGTGACCGTTCTGCAGCTCGACCTTGAACATCGCGTTCGGAAGAGACTCGATCACGGTGCCCTCGATCTCAATGGCGCCTTGCTTCTTAGCCATGAACTGCGAGATCCACCCTTCGGGGTCCGGCTACCGTATGCGGAACGCTCGTGCGAACCAGGCTTCACCTCGTCCCGGCAGGGATGAGGGCGTGCCGAAACACGCTACGAGAGAGCCGACAGTCCATGCTACACGCTCAGAGAGCGGTCGCTGCCACCGGCTCCACGTGCGCGGTGCAGGCCGAGCAGCGGCGGGCGGCCTGCGGTATCTCGGTCAGGCACTCGGGGCACGGGCGCTTGGGGGTCTTCGGCTTCTTCGGCAGGTAGCGCTCGGTGGCCTTGGTCACCGGCAGCACCACGCAGAAGTAGAGCACCGCGGCGGTCATCGTGAACGCGATCAGCACGTTCAGGAACTGTCCGTACGGGAACGTGACGCTCGCCACCGTGAACTTGTACGAGCTGAAGTCGCCGGCCGCCCCGACCACCACACCCACGAGGGGGGTGAGGAAGGCCGAGACGAAGCCGGTGACGACGGCGGTGAAGGCCGCACCGATCACCACACCGACGGCCATGTCGATCACGTTGCCGCGCATCATGAAGTCGCGGAAACCCTTGAGCACTGCTCGCTCCCCTGCCTGATTCGTCCCTGGTCTTCGAACCAGAGACGATACCGGCTAGCCGAGCGGGTCAGGAGCCGCCTGCACGCCGAGCTTGGCCAGCTCCGCCTTCCCGCCGTCGAAGGCGGTCAGCACCAGCGGGCCCTGCTCGGTGACGGCCACCGAGTGCTCCCAGTGCGAGGCCCAGGTGCCGTCGTCGGTGACGACCGTCCAGTCGTCCTCCAGCACGGTGGTGTGCGGAGTGCCGAGGCTCACCATCGGCTCGATCGCCAGCACGGTGCCGGGCACCAGCTTCATGCCCTTGCCGCGGCCGGCGACGTAGTTCAGCACGTGCGGCTCCATGTGCATCGCGGTGCCGATGCCGTGGCCGCCGTACCCCTCGGTGATGCCCCACTTGCCCTTGGGCGGCAGCGGCTGGCGGCGGATGAAGCCCTCGATCGCCCGGGAGACGTCGACCAGCCGGTTGCCCTTCTTCATCTGGGCGATGCCGGCCCACATGGAGCCCTCGGTGACCCGGGAGAGCATCTCGTTCTCCTGGGCGGTGGCGCCGACCGCGACCGTGATCGCCGCGTCGCCGTGCCAGCCGTCCAGGATCGCGCCGCAGTCGATCGAGATCAGGTCGCCCTCGCGGAGCACCCGCTCGCCGGGGATGCCGTGGACGACCTCCTCGTTCACCGAGGCGCAGATCACGCCCGGGAACCACAGGCCGCCGTGGTCGGCGCGGAAGTTCGAGGTGGCGCCGTGGTCGGTGATGACCTTGTCGGCGATGTCGTTCAGGTCCTGGGTGGTGATGCCCGGGGCCACCGCCTCCCGGCACGCCTTCAGCGCCTCGGCGACGACCAGCCCGGCCGCCCGCATCTTCGCGATCTGCTCGGGGGTCTTGATCTCCACCATCTGGTCAACGCCTTCCGTCTGCTTCTCGTCTGCTTCGCTACCAACGGTACGACGCACGGACGGCCGGGAAGCCCCACTGGGCTTCCCGGCCGTCCGGCGACGTCGTGCGTCAGTCGTTCTTCTTGAGGGCGGCGACCGCGCGCTCGGTCACCTCGTCGACCTTCCCCAGGGCGGAGATGGTCACCAGGAGGCCCTGCTCCTGGTAGTAGCCGATGATCGGCTCGGTCTTGGAGTGGTACTCCTCCAGCCGGACCCGCACGGCCTCCTCGGTGTCGTCCGAGCGCTGGTACAGCTCGCCGCCGCACTCGTCGCAGACGCCCTCGGTCTTCGGCGCGTTGTAGTCCACGTGGAAGACGTGGGCGCCGTTGGTGCGGCAGAGCCGGCGGCCGGCGATCCGCTTGACGACCTCGTCCTCGGGGACCTCCAGGTCGAGCACACCGTCGAGGGCGATGCCCTCGGTGGCCAGGATCTCGTCCAGGGCCTTGGCCTGGCCGAGGTTGCGGGGGAAGCCGTCCAGCAGGAAGCCGTTCGCGGCGTCCTCCTGGAGCATCCGGTCCTTGGCCATCCCGATGGTGACCTCATCCGGCACCAGGCGACCCGCGTCCATGTACGCCTTCGCCTCAAGGCCCAGCTTGGTGCCCTGGCTGATGTTGGCGCGGAACAGGTCTCCGGTGGAGATGTGGGGAATGGACAGGGTCTTGGCCAGAACGTGCGCCTGAGTACCCTTCCCGGCCCCGGGGGGTCCGACGAGGACGATTCGCATCAGCGGAGGAACCCTTCGTAATTGCGCTGCTGGAGCTGGCTCTCGATCTGCTTCACAGTTTCGAGTCCAACGCCTACGACGATGAGGACGGAGGTGCCGCCGAACGGGAAGTTGGTCTGCTGTCCGAAGGCGACCAGGGCGATCATCGGGATGAGGGCGATCAGGCCCAGGTAGAGCGAACCCGGCCACGTGATGCGGGTGAGCACGTAGTTCAGGTACTCGGCCGTGGGGCGGCCGGCCCGGATGCCCGGGATGAACCCACCATACTTCTTCATATTGTCGGCAACTTCTTCGGGGTTGAAGGAGATGGCGACGTAGAAGAAGGCGAAGAACACGATCAGCACGAAGTACGTGAGCATGTAGATCGGGTGGTCACCGCGGACGAAG from Kitasatospora terrestris includes the following:
- the map gene encoding type I methionyl aminopeptidase, coding for MVEIKTPEQIAKMRAAGLVVAEALKACREAVAPGITTQDLNDIADKVITDHGATSNFRADHGGLWFPGVICASVNEEVVHGIPGERVLREGDLISIDCGAILDGWHGDAAITVAVGATAQENEMLSRVTEGSMWAGIAQMKKGNRLVDVSRAIEGFIRRQPLPPKGKWGITEGYGGHGIGTAMHMEPHVLNYVAGRGKGMKLVPGTVLAIEPMVSLGTPHTTVLEDDWTVVTDDGTWASHWEHSVAVTEQGPLVLTAFDGGKAELAKLGVQAAPDPLG
- a CDS encoding adenylate kinase, with product MRIVLVGPPGAGKGTQAHVLAKTLSIPHISTGDLFRANISQGTKLGLEAKAYMDAGRLVPDEVTIGMAKDRMLQEDAANGFLLDGFPRNLGQAKALDEILATEGIALDGVLDLEVPEDEVVKRIAGRRLCRTNGAHVFHVDYNAPKTEGVCDECGGELYQRSDDTEEAVRVRLEEYHSKTEPIIGYYQEQGLLVTISALGKVDEVTERAVAALKKND
- the rpmJ gene encoding 50S ribosomal protein L36, whose protein sequence is MKVKPSVKKICDKCKVIRRHGRVMVICDNLRHKQRQG
- the mscL gene encoding large conductance mechanosensitive channel protein MscL — encoded protein: MLKGFRDFMMRGNVIDMAVGVVIGAAFTAVVTGFVSAFLTPLVGVVVGAAGDFSSYKFTVASVTFPYGQFLNVLIAFTMTAAVLYFCVVLPVTKATERYLPKKPKTPKRPCPECLTEIPQAARRCSACTAHVEPVAATAL
- the rpsM gene encoding 30S ribosomal protein S13 is translated as MARLSGVDLPREKRIEIALTYVYGIGKTRAQLALAETGVNPDIRVRDITEDDLVKLQKFVDANFEVEGDLRRAVAADIRRKVEIGCYEGLRHRRGLPVRGQRTHTNARTRKGPRRAIAGKKKPGKK
- the infA gene encoding translation initiation factor IF-1, whose translation is MAKKQGAIEIEGTVIESLPNAMFKVELQNGHKVLAHISGKMRMHYIRILPDDRVVVELSPYDLTRGRIVYRYK